In Deltaproteobacteria bacterium, the genomic stretch GGTCTTCCGGAGGACTAATTGAATGCCCACAAAGACCAGGCCGCCCACCAGGATGGCCACACCCCGGAACTTGTTCACCATAACGTCAAACAAGTCCCAGGAGTTCTGAAAGGCCGCCGGCACCCCGATGGCCTCATCGTTAGGCCCCCAAAAGATCTTGATGATCTCGGTCATGACTAAGGCCGCACCCATGGTGATGAGGATCTGCTTGAGATGATTCCCATAGGTCTTACGGATGATAAATTTTTCCAGAATCAGGCCTAATATGGCCCCCACCAACAGGGAGAGGAACAGGACCAGCACCAGACTTCCGATGCTTTGACCCAGGGTGGCCATCTCCACCCAGCCTATCTTATTCAGATACCCCAAAAGGGAAAACCCGGCATAGGCCCCCCAGGCAAAAAAGGCCCCGTGGGTCAGGTTGAGCACATCCATCAGGCCGAAGATGACCGTCAGACCCGAGGCGGTCAGGAAGAGGAGGACCCCCATGGTCACCCCGGCGATGGTCAAAGTCAAATAAGTGGTCAGATCGGTCCATAAAAGGGGAACCAACCAGACGCCTATGGCCAGAATCCAGCCGCCTGTTTTCCGATAATCCAAACTTCCAAGATTCGCCGAACCTGCCGGCCTTGCCTCAACCATCATTTCATCCCCCCGTCAGGCTATGCCCAAGTATTTTTGTTTTAATTCAAGATCATGGGCCAAATCTTCCATGAGACCCTGGTGGACCACACGGCCGTCATCCAGGATAAAGTAATCCTGTCCCACCTTGCTGGCTAAGTAGAAATTTTGTTCCACTAAGACAATAGTGGTGGTTTCCCTGATTTGATTGAGCGACTCCCCGAGATGTTCCACCACCACGGGGGCCAAGCCCTTTGAGGGTTCGTCGATCAAAACGATCTGGTGATCGAGAACCAGGGCCAGGGCGATGGCCAGCATCTGTTTCTGGCCTCCGGACAGGACCCCGGCCTTGGATTGGCGGAACTTTTTAAGGTCCGGAAACAGTTTAAAGATCTCTTCCAGTCTTTTCCAACTTTCTGCGCTTTCCTTGAACATGGCCAGACGAAAATTTTCTTCCACGGTCAGGGTGTAAAGCACGGCAAAGTCCTCGGGGACATACCCTATACCCAGACGGGCGATTTCGAAAGGCCGCCGATTCTGAATGGAACGGCCGGAAAATTTTATCGTGCCCGCTGTGGCCGGGTAGAGGCCCATGATGGTCCGCAGGGTGGTGGATTTCCCGGCGCCGTTTCTTCCCAGGAGCACGGTGGCCCTGCCCGGTTTGACCTCAAAGGAGACCCCCTGAAGGATATGGTGCTGCAGAATGTGGGTATGGACATCGCTAAGAGACAGGATCGGTTCAGTCATGCTTCACTCCTCCGCTTAAATAGGCTTCCTGTACCTCCTGGTTCTGGGCAATGGTCTGGGGCGAACCGTCGCAGAGGAGGCTGCCGTCTTTGAGCACGGCGATCGTGTCGGAGACGGCCATGATCATATCAAATTTATGCTCCACCAGCAGGATCGTCCGGTTTCGGCCGGCCTTGATCTGTTGGATGATATCCAGGATGGCCGGCACCTCCTCCAAACTCATACCGGCCGTAGGTTCATCTAAGAGCAGTACTTCCGAATCCAGGGCCAGGAGGATGGCGATTTCCAACTTGCGCTTTTCACCATGGGTCAGGCTGACGGCGTCATCGGCCCAGCGTTCGCTCAGCAGGACCTGTTTGAGCAATTGGTAGGCCTGATCTTCCAGATCGCTAAAGGCACGGTAGTAGCGCCAGAAAACCAGCCCCACATCGGCCTTGGACTGCAGGGCCACCCGGACATTTTCCAGGACACTCAGGGTAGGAAAGATATTGGTTAACTGAAACGACCGCCCCAACCCTAACTTGGTCCGCTCGGCCGGGCCGAGACCGGTGATATCCTGGCCTTTAAAAAAAACCTTTCCGGCCGTAGGTCGATACTGGCCACTGATTAAATTGAACAGGGTGGTCTTTCCGGCCCCATTGGGGCCGATAAGGGACTTGAGACAATAAGGCTCCACCTTGAGGTTGACCTTATTGACGGCGATATTGCCGCCGAAGCTGATAGTCAGATCCCTGGTTTCGATAAGCGGCGAAGGGTTCATTCCCGTCTCCTGATGAATCTATTGGGGTTTGCATGACTTTTACAGATGATGAATTCGTAAAAAATCGCCGAAACCCGCAGTGCGTCATTCCCGTGGAAGCTTATCCCCGAATGTCTTAATCGGGGACGGGAATCCAGTGTTTTTAATTGTTACGTCTGTTTTGGATTCCCGCCTGCGCGGGAATGACGGGTTTACGTAGCCATCACAAATAACCAATTACAACAAAGTGCCATTTCAAAGCTCTAATGGGGCGGCGCCCCGAATCCCCGGAGCGCCGCTTCCCAAAAATTTACTTCTTAATGCGGATCGGGACGTTCATGTCCTTCCAGGTAAATTCTTTAACCAGCTCGGGGATGGCCCATTTGACATTGGGATCCACTTTGATCTTGAAGGCATACATGGATTGAAGGGCCTGATGATCCTCAACCCTGAAGACCATTTCCCCTTTAGGCGTCTGAAAATGCATCCCTTCCATGGCCGTGATCAATTTTTCGGTATCGGTGGTTCCGGCCTTGGTCAGGCCTGCCACAACAGCTATGGCCGCTGAAAAACCGCCGCAGGTAAAGAAATCCGGCGGGGCATGAAACCGTTTCTGATGTTCTTTGACCAGCCAGTCGTTTATCGGGTTTTTAGGGATATCGTAGTAATAGTAAATGGCTCCCTTCATCCCCACCAGGGGCTTGTAAAGGGCCATGGCATCCAGGATGTTGCCGCCAGTGGTGACCTTGATACCATATTTATCCAATCCCATTCCGACGATGGAGAAGGGATTCCCCTTTCCGGCCCAGATGATGAAGATATATTTTTCGCCCTTCAGGTATTTCATGGCCTGAATGATTCGCTGAACCGGCGCGGTGAAATCGGTGGTGGCGACCGGGGCATATTCTTCATGGACGATCTTGGCCCCTTTGGCCTCGGCCGCTTCTTTGTACGCCTTGACACCGTCCCGGCCAAAGGCATAATCCTGGGCCAGGGTGGCGATGAAGACACCGGGTTGGGCTATGGCCACGGCGTTAGAGATGGCATCCTGAGAGGAATTACGGCCCGTGCGGAAGATATAGCGGTTCCAGGCCTCTCCGGTGATGGAATCGGCCACGGCCGGTTCAACGATCAGGATCTTTTTGAACTCCTTGGCCACAGGAAGCATGGCCATGGCCACGGCCGAAAAGACTCCGCCTACGGCTATGTCTGCCTTGTCATCCTTGAAGGCCTCGGTAAGCATCTGTTTGCCCACATCGGGTTTGAATTGGGTGTCTTTGATGATGACCTTGATCGGTCGGTCCAGGACCTTCATGCTGCCCTTGGTGGCGTACTCCAAGCCCAGTTGGAACCCATTAACAGACTGTTTGGCGTAAGCCTCCAACGGCCCGGTCAAATCCACGACCTGAACGATTTTGATCGGCTCTGCAGCTATTGCGCCGCCCAGCCCTGCACCTAACGCCAAAGAAACCGCCACCAAAACTGTCAACATTTTTCTAACACTCATGGTTCTCCTCCTTTGAATTAAATTTTGATTTTTACAAAATACCTCTGAGCATTCATCTCTAAGAGCCGCTCTTACGGGTTACAAATTAACACTGCAACGACACTTTTTTCGTCATTCCCGAATGTCTTTATCGGGAATCCAGATTTTTCAAAAAAATGAGAAAATCAAAGTCCCTGGATTCCGGCTTTAACCATGCCGGAATGACGGATAAGGGTGCCCATCAGTAAAAAAAAATCGCTGTAGTAATAATAAGGTCCTAACATGGTTTTATCCGGCATCCAGCATCCGGTATCCAGTTTACCCGAATTTTTCCTTGAGCACGGTCTTTAAAACCTTGCCAGCGGCATTGCGCGGCAACTGGCTGATAAACACCACCTCCTTGGGAATTTTGTATTTGGCCAGCCGGCTCTTAAGGTGATGGAGGATTTCTTCGGCCAAGAGTTTTTCTCCTGCTTTAAGGACCACCACCGCCTTGCCGACTTCCCCCCATTTTTGATCCTTCAGGCCGATAACGGCTGCTTCGGAAACCTGCGGAAGCTCATAAATAGCGTTCTCCACTTCGGCCGGATAGACATTTTCCCCGCCGGAAATGAACATATCCTTCTTGCGTTCGACGATATAGAGGTCGCCCTCTTCATCCATACGGGCCAGATCGCCGGTGTGAAACCAGCCTCCGGAAAAGGCCTCCCTGGTGGCCTCGGGCCTGTTCCAATACCCTTGCATCAGATTAGGACCCCGAATAACCAGCTCTCCCACTGCACCCACGGGCAGGTCTTTCAAATCATCATCCACCACCCGGACTTCGACGTGAAACAAGGCCCGGCCGATGGAACCGGCCTTTTTAAGGGAAACCTCTTTTCTCAAGGTGGAAATACTCGGGGCGGCCTCACTCATGCCAAAGCCCTGCTGGAGTACGATGCCGGCCTGGTGGTACTGATGGACCAGGCTGAGCGGTAAGGGCGCACCACCGCTCATGACCAGACGCACATTTTTAAAAACACCGGGATCGAAGTCCGGATGCTGGATCAAAAAGAGGAAGACGGCCGGTACTCCGAAAAACAGGGTGATCTTTTCTTCTTTGAGCAATCTCAGGGTCTCGGCCGGGTCAAAGGTGCGCAGAAGAACAACAGTCCCGCCGGCATAAAGAACCGGCAGGGTAAACAGACCGATACCGCCGATATGAAACATGGGCAGGACCAGCAGATCGCGGTCATCGGGGGTGAAGTTTATGTCCAGCGACAGGTTGACGGCATTCCAGAAACCGGCCCCCTGGGTCAAGACCGCCCCTTTGGGCCGGCCCGTAGTCCCGGCCGTATACATAATGATGTGGGGGGTATCCAAACCGATTAGCTTATCCGCCTCCGGTTCATCCTCCGATTGCCCGGCCAGGATCTGCTCGTAAGCTGCGGCCTCTAAGGCCTCTTCCTTCCCGAAGACCAGCATCCGGTTAATGGGAGATTGATCTTTAAGGATTTTAACGGTCTCGGTGAATCCCGGATCGAAGATCAAGGCACGGGTTTCACTGTCCGTGAGGTTGAAGGCCAGTTCCGAGGGGGAAAGCCTCCAATTCAAGGGGACCAACAGGAGGCCCAATTTGGCGGCGGCAAAAATTACCTCCACGTATTCCAGACCATTATAGGCCAAAAGGGCCAGACGGTCGCCGTATTTAAGGCCCATGGCCTGAAGACCGCCGGAAAGCCGATTGACCCGCCGATTGAGCTCCCCATAGCTGAGACGGCGGCCGCCTTCCACCAGGGCTTCCTTATCCCCCATCTGAAGCGCCCTTTTATTCAACCAGAAGCCGATACCCTGTGCTTCCATCAAACCCCCTAAAAAATCTTCTTCATCAGCCCGGCCATATTGTGGGCAAAGTTGGTTACAGTCAGGAGACCTTCGGCATCCTTTTCAGCGTCCCTGGCCCCGCCGGCACCGGCCATTCCGACGTTCCAATAGGTGGAACCGGGAACTATAAGTCCATTCAAGAAGAACCAGAGCAGGAGCTGGGAGAAGGCCATATTGTGACCGGCCCTTCGGGCCACGGTGATGGGGCCGCCCACTTTTCCGGTAAAAAATTGATCACTCCAGTAGGATACGAAGGTAGCCCGGGCCAGAAGGGCCATCATCTGGGGCACCACCGAACTGAGGTAGACCGGGGAACCAAGGATAATACCATCCGCCTGACGCATCTTAGACAGGATCTCATTGAAATCGTCCCCTTTGATACTGCAGACCCCCTTCTTTTTCCGGGCGCAGTCATAACAGCCCGTACAAGGACTGATTTTTTTCCCCCGGAGAGAAATCAATTCGGTGCTGATACCCTCCCCCTCAAGGACCTTTAAAGCCGTTTTTACATACTGAAGGGTATTACTTCTCGACCGCAGGCTTCCGGCAATTCCAAGGACTTTCACAATAATCACCCCTTCTCTTTACAGATCCCATCCGGCAACTGGGACGTGGTTTGCAGCAGGCCGGTTTTAAGCTGATGGCACATGAGCTTAACGAAAAAATCGTTCATAAAGCATTTTTTGAATTCTTCGGTTTCGATTCGGAGCCCTTCGGCAAGGGACGTGTTTTGAGATGCCCGCACGGCCCTTTTGGCCTGGATCAGGGCATACTGGGGATTTTTAAGGATCGGTTCTAAAAAGGCTGCGGCTTCAGAAAGGAGTTTATCGTCAGGGGTTACCCGGTGAACCAGCCCCAGAGTTAAGGCCTCTTCAGCCTTGTACAACCGGCCGCTCAGGATCATCTCCATGGCCCGGCCCGGACCCACCAGCCGGGGCAGACGTTGGGTGCCCCCTCCGCCGGGAATGAGGCCCACCTTCACCTCGGGCAGTCCAATACGAGCCGTCTCATCGGCAATACGAAAATCGCAGGCCAGGGCGAACTCTAAGCCGCCTCCGAAACAAAGGCCGTTGATGGCAGCCACTAAAATAAGGGGGCTTTCCTCCATCCGGTTGAAGAGTTTCTGAATCCGGGCTGAAAAGGCTGAAGCCCCTTCCGGGTCCAGTTGCATCATTTCCACACCATCGGCCCCGCCGATAAAATAGGTGTCTCCGCCGCCGGTAAAAACCACGGCTCGGGCCGGCGTCTTCTCCGCTTCGGTAAGTACCGCCTCCAATTCCTGCATGAGGGGCGTGTTGAGGGAGTTCCGGTCTTTTACCCGGTTAATAGTAACCCGGCAGATCTCTTTTTGAGGTTCTACCTGAAGCAAAGAAAAGGTTTTAGACATACTGAATCCTTATGCCCTTTCATGCACCACGAAGCATGAAAATGATTTCTTTCAAATTCCGCAATCCGCAATCCGAAATTCAAACTCTCTTTTCACACTAAATCACCCACCCCCCGTTGGGGCTGAAAACCTGG encodes the following:
- a CDS encoding branched-chain amino acid ABC transporter permease; translation: MMVEARPAGSANLGSLDYRKTGGWILAIGVWLVPLLWTDLTTYLTLTIAGVTMGVLLFLTASGLTVIFGLMDVLNLTHGAFFAWGAYAGFSLLGYLNKIGWVEMATLGQSIGSLVLVLFLSLLVGAILGLILEKFIIRKTYGNHLKQILITMGAALVMTEIIKIFWGPNDEAIGVPAAFQNSWDLFDVMVNKFRGVAILVGGLVFVGIQLVLRKT
- a CDS encoding ABC transporter ATP-binding protein; this translates as MTEPILSLSDVHTHILQHHILQGVSFEVKPGRATVLLGRNGAGKSTTLRTIMGLYPATAGTIKFSGRSIQNRRPFEIARLGIGYVPEDFAVLYTLTVEENFRLAMFKESAESWKRLEEIFKLFPDLKKFRQSKAGVLSGGQKQMLAIALALVLDHQIVLIDEPSKGLAPVVVEHLGESLNQIRETTTIVLVEQNFYLASKVGQDYFILDDGRVVHQGLMEDLAHDLELKQKYLGIA
- a CDS encoding ABC transporter ATP-binding protein, with translation MNPSPLIETRDLTISFGGNIAVNKVNLKVEPYCLKSLIGPNGAGKTTLFNLISGQYRPTAGKVFFKGQDITGLGPAERTKLGLGRSFQLTNIFPTLSVLENVRVALQSKADVGLVFWRYYRAFSDLEDQAYQLLKQVLLSERWADDAVSLTHGEKRKLEIAILLALDSEVLLLDEPTAGMSLEEVPAILDIIQQIKAGRNRTILLVEHKFDMIMAVSDTIAVLKDGSLLCDGSPQTIAQNQEVQEAYLSGGVKHD
- a CDS encoding substrate-binding domain-containing protein encodes the protein MLTVLVAVSLALGAGLGGAIAAEPIKIVQVVDLTGPLEAYAKQSVNGFQLGLEYATKGSMKVLDRPIKVIIKDTQFKPDVGKQMLTEAFKDDKADIAVGGVFSAVAMAMLPVAKEFKKILIVEPAVADSITGEAWNRYIFRTGRNSSQDAISNAVAIAQPGVFIATLAQDYAFGRDGVKAYKEAAEAKGAKIVHEEYAPVATTDFTAPVQRIIQAMKYLKGEKYIFIIWAGKGNPFSIVGMGLDKYGIKVTTGGNILDAMALYKPLVGMKGAIYYYYDIPKNPINDWLVKEHQKRFHAPPDFFTCGGFSAAIAVVAGLTKAGTTDTEKLITAMEGMHFQTPKGEMVFRVEDHQALQSMYAFKIKVDPNVKWAIPELVKEFTWKDMNVPIRIKK
- a CDS encoding long-chain fatty acid--CoA ligase, with protein sequence MEAQGIGFWLNKRALQMGDKEALVEGGRRLSYGELNRRVNRLSGGLQAMGLKYGDRLALLAYNGLEYVEVIFAAAKLGLLLVPLNWRLSPSELAFNLTDSETRALIFDPGFTETVKILKDQSPINRMLVFGKEEALEAAAYEQILAGQSEDEPEADKLIGLDTPHIIMYTAGTTGRPKGAVLTQGAGFWNAVNLSLDINFTPDDRDLLVLPMFHIGGIGLFTLPVLYAGGTVVLLRTFDPAETLRLLKEEKITLFFGVPAVFLFLIQHPDFDPGVFKNVRLVMSGGAPLPLSLVHQYHQAGIVLQQGFGMSEAAPSISTLRKEVSLKKAGSIGRALFHVEVRVVDDDLKDLPVGAVGELVIRGPNLMQGYWNRPEATREAFSGGWFHTGDLARMDEEGDLYIVERKKDMFISGGENVYPAEVENAIYELPQVSEAAVIGLKDQKWGEVGKAVVVLKAGEKLLAEEILHHLKSRLAKYKIPKEVVFISQLPRNAAGKVLKTVLKEKFG
- a CDS encoding flavodoxin family protein, with product MVKVLGIAGSLRSRSNTLQYVKTALKVLEGEGISTELISLRGKKISPCTGCYDCARKKKGVCSIKGDDFNEILSKMRQADGIILGSPVYLSSVVPQMMALLARATFVSYWSDQFFTGKVGGPITVARRAGHNMAFSQLLLWFFLNGLIVPGSTYWNVGMAGAGGARDAEKDAEGLLTVTNFAHNMAGLMKKIF
- a CDS encoding enoyl-CoA hydratase/isomerase family protein, whose translation is MSKTFSLLQVEPQKEICRVTINRVKDRNSLNTPLMQELEAVLTEAEKTPARAVVFTGGGDTYFIGGADGVEMMQLDPEGASAFSARIQKLFNRMEESPLILVAAINGLCFGGGLEFALACDFRIADETARIGLPEVKVGLIPGGGGTQRLPRLVGPGRAMEMILSGRLYKAEEALTLGLVHRVTPDDKLLSEAAAFLEPILKNPQYALIQAKRAVRASQNTSLAEGLRIETEEFKKCFMNDFFVKLMCHQLKTGLLQTTSQLPDGICKEKG